Genomic DNA from Mus musculus strain C57BL/6J chromosome 11, GRCm38.p6 C57BL/6J:
agtgcGAGGAAGGGGCGTCTCCTCTGTCGTCCGCGCCCTCTCCAGTGTATTGGGCGGTGCCtcgtcaccttttttttttttttttgtcccggTCCCACCCCTTCTGCCTCTCTAGCCCGGCCCCTGCGCCTCTGCTCTGCACCCTAGAGCGGATCCCCGCGTTGGTCTGGCCTGGGCCGTTGACGTCACCACCAAGTTTGCTGTCCTTCGCGTCCCACGTGTGGCGGTAGCGGCTGAGGAGGCTGCGGGGAGAGCCCAAGAGCACAGTGGCAGCGGTGGCTGACAGGTCCCGCACAGCGGGGCCCCTCCAAGCTGTTCCCAGCTGGGGCCCCAGAGGAGTGGGTAGACTTCCGGAGCGCTCAAGAGGCCAGAAGGCTTGAGTCCCATTCGGATAGAGGGACTAGGGGGACTTTGCTTGCTCGGTTGCTGAGACGAGCTGAGCCAGGACTCAGGGCACGCTCCTGGGCGGGCCAGGAGAGCAGAAGCTGGAAAAAGGGTCACTCGTTCTAACCGGAGCGTACACAATTCTTCGGCCCGAGAGTCCTGCGCCCGCTCCACGGGGGACTGAGCCAAGGATGTGTTATCGCTGAGCCAAGTTCCGCACCGCTCAGGACCCTGCTGAGCCGAGCACCTTCGCCACTGCCGCCGCAGAGACTCCCTTGCCGGGCGACTCTCGGAGACCCAGGGCGCGGAGCTCTGCGCAGCTAGGCTCAGGACTCGGGCGCGTTTCAGACCCAAGACCATGGTTTCTTAAGCACGGCCCCGCACCCCTTTCCTCCTCGTCGCCCGAAGCCCAGGACCCCAAGAAGGGCTCGCAGTGCTTGGTCCCTAGTTCCAGCCCCTGCTGCCGCCCAGCGGGGCAGCTCTCAGGCACGCAGGGCGGCTCAGGCGATGCGGCCGCGGGGCAGCACGCTGGCTGGCAGCGGGGATGGCGGAGCTCCCAGCACAGTCGTGGCCTAGCATGGCCCGCTCGCCGTCCGAGGTCGCCTCTGGCTAGGATGGCCCCCTCGGGTCCCACCGGCGCCCAGCCCAGCCCGGCGGAGCCACTGTCGCGCAGCATCTTCAGGAAGTTCTTGCTGATGCTCTGCTCGCTACTCACTTCCCTCTACGTCTTCTACTGCCTGGCGGAGCGCTGCCCACCCGGCTCGGGCCCCGTCGCGGGGGTCCCGGGGCGCGGCGTCCCTGCAGGACCCAGGGAACTGGCGATGTGGCCCGCGGGAGCGCCAAGGAAGCGCCTCCTGCAGCTGAGGCAACGGAGGAGGCGCGGGCGGTCGGGGCCAGGAGACAGCAGCGACCAGGAGGAGCAGAGCCCTGGGCTGGCCGCCGCACCAGGAGGCTCCGGGGCGGGAAGCAGCGTGGCCGAGGCCCAGCCGGGGACCCTGGCCTTACTTCTGGACGAGGGCAGCAAGCAGCTGCCGCAGGCCATCATCATCGGCGTGAAGAAGGGCGGCACGCGGGCGCTGCTGGAGTTCCTGCGCGTGCACCCCGACGTGCGTGCCGTGGGTGCTGAGCCCCACTTTTTTGACCGCAGCTACCACAAGGGCCTCGCCTGGTACCGGTGAGCGCGGGGACCCCCATGGGTACTTCTGAGCGCTGGCTGTGCAGAGGGGGAGACTAGGAAGGGATGGCAAAGGGGGAGCAGTAGCTGTTCCCATCTTGGGCTCCCGTTCTTCTCCCTTGGGGAGGGGCagatggagagaggaatggagatCTTGATTTTAATTGTCAGGGCTCCCCAGTTCCCCAAACATCTTATTCCTTGAAATCGCCCTAGTAATtagataaaggaaaagaaaaggaaagaggagagtttCCTTTTAAGTTAGAAAACTGTTCCTCATTACTGGGCTTACCAAGGGAAGCCTATGTCTATTCCTTTATCTTTGGGGTAATTCCCTGTGGTTAACATGGGTCTTTGCTCCGGTATTTATTTGCCTTGACCCTTTGCCAGATAGTTGTCCAAGGTGGTAAGTCATATAGAAACTTAGTAAAAGTGTCAAGAGTCCCTGTAGTTTGGATAATCTATGCCTCATCACGTGCCAGCAACGACTAACTGGGTTTTAAAGAACACTTTGTTGGTAATACTATCAGCCTGACAGAAATTTTTCTAAAGATCTCCTAACTATTATCTTTACAAATAAGATAGTTaattttaaaggggggggggaaatcaTGGGAAAATGCGCTGGATACAATTTAGGAAGTAAATGTTATTTACAGGATAAGCTGATTTGCCAGTGTCAAATTCAGATCACCTATAATATCAGAGTTAGCCAAACTCTAATAAATTCTAGCGTGGCCTGGATTTGGTTTGTGGTAAAAAATACTGATTTATTTTCCCCTCTCCTCCAAGTTCAAGGACAAAATTCATATGGTtagaattttctcatttttataaagTTCAGCCTGTtcataaaatattcattctcattaTAACTGAAACAATATTAGAAAAGTTATGACACAGTTGAGGTACACGTGGAAGGAACCATTCATAaaatacagacagacatgatGTGACGAGTTTATTCACTTGTAGAGTCAAGAACATGTTCAGATTGATTTCGGGAGCTGAATTTATAGTTTAgtcctaaaaaaataataatcaaattcAAACATTAAACACTTCTAAAAACAGTAACTTCCCAGTCattggaaagaaaaacaatcagCTTTCCCCTGATATAGCATATATATCATTTAAAATCATCAGCCACTTAAATATACTCCCTCCCCCATGCTTCTGTCATTTATGCCCTATCCTCTGGGAAGTTCTTATGCAGTGACCTGTTGAGTCTGGACAACAGGTCCTTCTTCTGGACACAAAGGCTGTTCTGTGCTATTCCCCAAGGACACAAGAATGAAGTGATTAAAGACCCCTAAAACTCTTATCTAGAGCCGCTCGCATTGAATGTGGCCTCATACAGTGCAGGGAGAGACCCATTTCAAGCCATCAGTCTGAGACATACAGGCCGGCCCTGGGCTCTGAGGTACAATTAAATATAGTGAAACATTTAGTACTAATCCCCTTCATTTTTGCTTTGCCCTACTAAACTTTATTTTCACAAGATGGGATTGCTTCTTCTTACTCCAGTAACGTCTGTTTGAGGGCATGGTATATCTACAGACCTGGATCTGATTTTCTGTGGAACTTTCTGAAATCATGTAAAAGCAAGAAGGTTTTGAGGTAACTCGAAACacaactactttaaaaaaaaaagtatggaaaaaaaaaaaagaaaaagaaaaagtcataaaCTTTAAGGCCGCCCTGTCCTTTACTATGAAGAAAATCTCCTTGGATTGTTTATCCAGTAGAGGAGTTTTATAAAGCAATTTATGGTGGTTACAAAAATAACTGCACAGTAGGCTTCATGGTTTGGTGAATTTAATTTTCCAAGTGTCGGAACAATGTCTTTGTTTTAACATTCACAGtggagtgggttttttttttttttattgaatgcATAAATTTAAGCTCACTGAATTATATGAGAAACTCTTATTTAAGAGGACCCAACCTGTGGAGCCTGGATTATGGGATTATTTAATGAAAATTTCCCCACGGGTTCTTTTCATCTTGACTCTGAACTTGGAGTTTGATGTTTGTGAGAAGGACTGAAGACTGAAGTCTCTATGTGAGAAAACCCCACACAGGCTGTCTTGAAGCTGCTGTTCATTTTGGCTACTTATATTTACCTAATATTCAGAAGAAGGGTCTGGTTAGACTGTTGTAAGTTGTCCCAAATTTGCAATATAGAATTTCTATGCATActtaagaccacacacacacacacacacacacacacacacacacacacacacgcaggggcaggggcaggggcaggggcaggaaaaaacaacaacaaaaccaaactttTTATTTGCACCCTGAAGAAAgttagagaagagaaaaatatagGTGATACTTTTGATGCTTAGTGATATGGGGAGTCAAAACATgtctagtctgtctgtctgtctgtctgtctgtctgtctctctccttctttgtCACTATTTGTCCTAACAGTTTGCGGTGGGAGTGCCCCCTACTGTCCTCACAAAAGGAGAAAGCTTTCGCTTTAAGGAAGTTTGAAGAAATCTCTTCGAGAGGGAGTTTGAGAGTTAGAAATTTCTGTTGCTGAGGTGTTTCTTTATTTCCACCATCAAGATGAAAATAGAAATGTAAGCTGTGTTTCCAGAGTAGAGTATAAAtccatctttgaaaaaaaattatagtaaaatgaaaatgaatttgtTACTCAAAATCTCTAGACAGGATATTATTCTTATTGATTTAAAGTGTTTTAATGTTCCTACCAAACACCCTAAAAATGTTTCTGTGTGGGGACTTATATATATAACAACTCAGCACACTCCAGTAGAAGTATTTGGGTATGAAACTCCTCCTTGTTGAATTTGAAAAGCATCCCCCATGACTTAATGGAGCAGAGAGTATTAATACGACAAATGTCTATGGCTTGTGTGTCATGGGATAGTACTCATTCCAAGTGAACAATATCCACTGCTATTGCACGAGTGGTATGACTATAAAAGGGAGTGTacatccttttcctttcttcaaaaTGTAAACATCTTTACTGGAAGTCAAGACTGGATCTCTCTACTGTAGTTCCAGGGCAGGTGAGCTTTGAACTGAATGAAAAGGGCCCGCTCCCCGTTTGTCTATTACATCAGTACCAACTAAAAGGTATTCTATTTtccttacagagacaaaggataCATATTTGTAAAGTATTTAAATAAACTACACACGAACATGTGtatgttcacatatatacactcCTTTTGGTATCTTTGGGGCCATTTGTCCCATCCCCCTGCATGTATCACACTTTGCAGATGCTCCAGTCTCTCCTATAAAATAGTACAATATTCACACATAACTGAAAGCATCCTCCTCTGCACTTTAAATCATGTATGCATTATTTATAATGTGTGATAGGACATAAATGTTATGTAAAGAGCTCCTACAGTATTGTCAAAGGAATAATAGCAGAAAAAGTCAGGACATATTCAGCACagatgcaatttttttttctgtaagtttcATGCAGTTGGCTGAGCCTCTGGGTATACAACCTATAGATACAGAGGGCCtgctgtgcatctgtctgtcttctatctatttatacatccacacatgcacacaagcacacatgcgcATAAGTGGCTCCTTGAATACTCTATGCCTTTATTTGGACCATATTTAGAAGCATTTACTATGTTGTctttagtactaccatgtcccaTATCTTAATTCCCATCATTAGCAAGACTGGACCATTTCGGTCAAGAATATCACATTATCACATACAGAAATGATGAACAAGTACTTAGTGTGAAGACTTGAAGCTCCTAACTTCATCAAAATATGAAACATTTTGACCTTACAACATCATAGATCATGGCCTTCTTTTTCAAGGCCACTGGAGCGATGACTTGAACAAAGGCACTTCTGGTTTCTGGGAGAGCGCTGCATCTCGTGGCAGCTGGGAACAGCTGCACAGCACCTCCAGGAGCCAATCCTACCCTCTGGGCCACCATCCCTTTCTTTCACAAAGAGTTTGAAACTTAAGCTAAAGGAGGTGCAGATCCTGGCCACCCATGCAAGGTCATATGGAGTGAAGTCCAGAGACAATGAATGTCCTTGAGTAAGCAAAGAACCAGGGCCAAGAGGACTCTGAGCCTAGGGAGTCCACGTGTGTAGAGAAAAAGGGAGGCATTTCCTCCATGACTATaattcccaggagctctgagtGACTAGACACTTCCCACCTGCTCTCATTGTCTGGAATTCTGGGCTTTCTCCCCCATAGATATCATTGGCAACTTAATcagctgtgcatgtgtgtgtgtgtgtgtgtgtgtgtgtgtgtgtgtgctatacatgtatgtgtgtgtggaagtaGAAATACAATAGAAGGGGGAGGGATGGCATTTGTATGAAGAACTTCATTAAATGGTTGGGGAATATCTAAGAAATGCTGGTTATAGAAGAATTGCAATACCTCTTGCAAAACCTCAGGTCTGCACTTCCTTGTGTGTACGTCCCCTTATGATCTGAGGGTCAGAGCATGCAGATACACTTTGTGTGTGAACGTGAAGACAATCTCTGGGTGGAAATCCTCCCACAGCGTTATGATCTCCTGCTCCCCGTCCCCCTTTTAACAGAAAACACGCTGGCCCAAATATTTGTCTCACATAAATAAACTGGTTGATTGGCCAGGGAAGAATAAGCGCCAAGTCTGTATTTTAGAGGGGTCATGGGAATAAAGTCAGCCTGTGCAATTAATGACAACAGGGGCTAACCTTACATAGACCAGATGTTCACATCATGAAGAGTGTTGGTCACAAAGCAAACAACCGTCCTTGATATAAACAACCATAAGAAGTGGTTGTCTCTCTATGGGACACATTTAAGCAAATATAAATTGTACCCACCATCAGTTCCATGTCTGGGTCCAGGCAGGGACCCTGTATACTTAgatatttttttgggggggggggagaggaaaagagcGTTACCCTCACCTAATAGAGATGCGGCATATAAAGAGAACTTGTTTTGCCAGACACAGTGACTCACCTTGTAACCCAGAACTATGGAGGTTGAATAAGGAAGACCTCAAGCTTGAAGCTAGTTTGGTTCCCTAGTGAGGAACTACATAAAAAACaacaccccccaaaacaaacaaacaaaaaacaaaacaaaaaacccaaaatataaaACAAGGCGATCTAGTGTAGTTTCTTGGTCTCTATTTCCCAACAATATGAAACCCTGGGTGTCTAGGAATTTTGTTATCTTCAAGCCATGAGTTAAAATTGTGCAAGTTTCTTACCAGACATGTGCCTTTTATATACACGCACAAGAAAGAAGCAACACTTCTGCCCTCTAGCCTTCGCCTTGGTCAGAGGCTTAACACTTGAGAGCTTGTGTTGATTTGATTTCTGTGGGATATATGGATACAACTAATAAGCAAACATATGTGAACCCAGTGCTCAGATCTCGCCTAATTCCTGCTTCCAACGATAGATACAACTCTTGAGTAGCTGATATTTCTCAGGCACCTGAACACGTACGATTGTCCAACGCCTCTCTTGAGTTCCACACTGCAGAGTACAGTTTTAGCCGGTCTCAGGAGTTGTCAGACAATGGCAGATGTCTGGCAGGAAGGGGGGAGTGTTTATTAATAATGCAGTTAAGTACTTGCCATTAGGAATGCAAGAGAGAGTCTTTGAAAGGATATAAACAAAATTCCTTCTCGCTCGTGAGCCACCTACTTTGAATGTGTTGTGTAGCGCCACCTAGTGGTAAAATACTCAGTAAATTTCCCTGACAACTTCCAGACTAATTGTGtttgaaggaaaggaaaggaaaggaaaggaaaggggaagggggggaaggggaaggggaaggggaaggggaaaggaagaaataataatgaaCTTAGATAGCAGGTATAGGCTTCGTAGCCCAGCTGCTGTACTGATCTCTTT
This window encodes:
- the Hs3st3a1 gene encoding heparan sulfate glucosamine 3-O-sulfotransferase 3A1 isoform X1 — translated: MAPSGPTGAQPSPAEPLSRSIFRKFLLMLCSLLTSLYVFYCLAERCPPGSGPVAGVPGRGVPAGPRELAMWPAGAPRKRLLQLRQRRRRGRSGPGDSSDQEEQSPGLAAAPGGSGAGSSVAEAQPGTLALLLDEGSKQLPQAIIIGVKKGGTRALLEFLRVHPDVRAVGAEPHFFDRSYHKGLAWYRIKKQELSFGVIGLSRTQPAIQIRHWSTTVGRYQVTKPTLVPLLCILTMAGFLNGSENIRILENTKLPGLRRKFQESWLFL